The DNA segment ATGAAAGAATTTATCCATCATTATTAGAATGTTATAATTACTATAATATTAAAAATTATCGTGTTGGATTCAAAGAAAAGAATAAAGAAAAAATTTTATCAGATGAAAAAACTATAACAATTCGTAATAAGAGTGAAGCTCACTTTAAAAAAGGTGATTTATTAGAAGCAACAACTTATGAAGATCCAGATACAGTGTTTGCTACATTAGAAGTAGACTTAGTAAAACCTGTAACTAGAGATACTTTAACAGAGCGTTATGCAAAACATTATGGAGTAACATTGGATGAACTAATTGCTAAATTGGCAGAAAGATATCCAGATGATGACGTATTATACGTTGTTATGTTCCATGTAATAAAAAAATAAGAAAGAGGAAAAAAATGCAAATAGAAGAATTATTAAAAGTTGTCGTAGATGCTTGTGACGACAAACATGGTTATGATATTGTCGTGTATGACTTAACAAGTGCAGGAGTTTTATATGATTATTCAGTAATCTGTCATGCTCCAACTAGTAGACAAGTAGAGGCAATCGCAGAGGAAGTACGCGAAAAAGTATTAGAAAGCGGTGCGGAAATACACAGCACTGAAGGACAAAGAGAAGCAAAATGGATTCTTATGGATTTAGGTGATGTCATCGTAAATATTATGACGCGTGATGATAGAGAATATTACGAATTAGATGCATTATTCGGGAAATATCCACTTAAAGAGGTATAATATGTACGAAAATTTAAGTATTGTTTATGATAAATTAATGGATGTTGATTACGATACTTATGCT comes from the Gemella morbillorum genome and includes:
- the rsfS gene encoding ribosome silencing factor, yielding MQIEELLKVVVDACDDKHGYDIVVYDLTSAGVLYDYSVICHAPTSRQVEAIAEEVREKVLESGAEIHSTEGQREAKWILMDLGDVIVNIMTRDDREYYELDALFGKYPLKEV